One genomic window of Streptomyces sp. NBC_01498 includes the following:
- a CDS encoding SRPBCC family protein, with protein sequence MSGQFEAVTEIDRPIAEVFAYLAEGTHDPEFSPRVQEITKQPAGPTAVGTVFRSTVKDAGMKTRRELRIAELDSPTRIRWTETSKNVVTSREGGYDLEAVGDGRTRVRLFNVLEGHGVGKLLVGFALGAARKDAPAFGERIKKAIEAS encoded by the coding sequence GTGAGTGGACAGTTCGAAGCCGTGACCGAGATCGACCGGCCGATCGCGGAGGTCTTCGCGTATCTGGCGGAGGGCACGCACGATCCGGAGTTCAGCCCCCGGGTGCAGGAGATCACCAAGCAGCCGGCGGGGCCCACGGCGGTCGGCACGGTGTTCCGCAGCACGGTGAAGGACGCCGGGATGAAGACCCGACGCGAGCTGCGGATCGCCGAGTTGGACTCGCCGACCAGAATCCGCTGGACGGAGACGTCGAAGAACGTCGTGACGTCCCGCGAGGGCGGTTACGACCTGGAGGCGGTCGGGGACGGGCGGACGCGGGTGCGGCTGTTCAACGTCCTTGAAGGGCACGGCGTCGGCAAACTGCTGGTGGGATTCGCGCTCGGCGCGGCCCGCAAGGACGCGCCCGCGTTCGGCGAGCGCATCAAGAAGGCCATCGAGGCGTCCTGA